Part of the Haloarcula laminariae genome is shown below.
GTGTTCAGTCCTCACTGCGCATTTCGCTCAATTATTCTCTGTCCGGACCCGGGCTTTCGAACTGAACTGTGATTTTGTTTAGCTCACCCACTCCTCGAAGTCATCACAATCTTCACAGGTAGCACGCGTACACCACCCACTCCCCTGTTCATGGTTTTCCGGCGCCACTTTGGCGACTTTCACCGATAGTGACCCACAGTGCGGACACTGTGACGGTATCGACATCTATGCTTTAGGACAATGTCTATACTGAGACATTTCCTGTTGAGAAGTCACTTTCTGTGACAGCAGTTAGCTTTATCTATCATGCTAAAGGCTATCGATATGAATTGCACCTGCCGTACTAACTCCCGATAGTCCGATTCCTACACTGCTCTTGAAGTTGCTACTCCGAGGTTTCGCGGTCTTGAGACGGTGTGTCGCTGTCCGCGTTCTCCTCCGCAGGGTCCCATGTCAGCGTAATCCGGCAAGTATCGTCTTCCCCAGTCGTCTCGGATTCGGCTGTGACTGAGGTATCCAACTGCCGGGCGGTGACGCTCGCAAGGAAGGAGCTGGCAGGGTGGTCAAACCGCGTGATGTCGCCGTAGACGCTTCCGGTGACGGCGACGGTCAACCGTCCCCCGGACGAGTTCACGTCCGTCGTCGCGCTCTCGACCAGTTCGAACTGCTCGACGAGTGCGTCGCTTGCCTGTGTGGCGATACTGTCGGCGTCGGCACCGGGACTGCCGGTCACTGCCCGCTCGAACTCGTCGGCGAGTCCATCACCGGTCGGTTCCAGCGAGAGCCCCCGCGGGTCGGTATCTGACGTGACAACAAAGACATCAGCCAGCGCTCCTGCGTCCGGGACAACGTACTCCTGGTGTTGGGGGACAAACAGACGGACACCGTCGTCAGTCGGGACGTACACTCGGTCGTCTCGCAGGCCGAGCTCGGCGACCATCGCGGCCTCGTTGGCTGCAAGAGCACTGTAGATAGTGCGTCCGAGTGATGCCGGGAGGAACTGCTCGGGCGTCAGATAGTGGGTCAGGACGGCGAGGAACACACCCGTCCCAGCCAGTGCAAACAGCACGGTCTGTGCCGCTGGGAATAGTAGCCCACCCAAGGCGGAAACGACACCGAGACCGCCGAGAGCGAGTGCCGTCCGACGGTACTGGCTCTGGCGGGCTCGGGCGTACTCTGTCCGGAGTCGGTCGTTTTCCTCCTCAAGCAGTTCGAGTTGCGTTTTGAGCGTCGCCGGGTCAGCGGTGTCGGCCGGTGTCTCCGGTTCCCCACGCTGTTCGTCACTAGTGGCCCTACTCATCGGTCGCCTCCACGAGGTCGAGCATGACCAGTTCGTACCGGTGGACACCGTATCCGGCCACCGTGAGAACAGCGACGACACCCAGTGTCGCAGCCGTCGTCGACCCGACGGTCAGCCAGGCCCACGTGAGTGCCGTACAGAGGGTATAGACTGCAACCACGAGGAGTGCAGGCCGTCCGATACCGTCACTGACCGCCACGAGCGCGACGACGAGAACGAGGAGCATGGCTTCCAGAAGCGCCAGGGTCGTGACCGGCGGGAACGACGGGAAAGCCAGTAGCGCGCCGACGTGGCCGAGGGCGACGAGACCCACCGCGAGGACGGGCCACGCGACACCAGCGACAGTCCGTGTTTCGGTCCCGGCTGTCATTACTCGGTATGGTGTGAGTCTACGTGTTACGTGTTCTGATTTCATGTATCCCGCGTGTCGCCTACCGCCCCGCGGAGAGCACGGCTTCGAGGCGGTCACCCGGGCCAACCTCGTAGACGGTGACCCGGTCCAGCGCCGCGAGATCCCGGCGGAACGACTCGAAATCGGCGTACCGCTCGTAGGCGGCGTCCAGGCCGCTGAGGCCGCCGGATTCGAAGAGGACGTGTGGCGTCAGGAAGACGACGACGCTGTTGCCCCCCTGTCGGGCGACCTTGACTGTCTCCCGGAGCTCCGTCCGGTGTTGGTCGTCGGTGAACACGACCGTCAACGCCGTTCCACCGAGCGCCGAGAGATGGGTGCGTGCGGCCGCGAACAGGGGGTCAGACGCAATCTGGGTCACGTACCCCTCGCGACTGTCGAGATACGGTCTGAGCGTCGTTCCGAAGGCCGACCTGTCCCCCTGGAGCCGTGTACTCGCGCGCCGGGCCGTCCCCGGGCTTCGTGTCTCCTCAAGCTCCTCTCCGTGTCCGCCTGTCGCCTGCAGGTCGTACAGGGTGTCCTGTATCAGGCGGAACCGCTTTTCGTCCAGTGAGGGGTCCTGTTCGGTTGTCAGCCCCTCGTCGCCGACCGTGTACAGTCCCAGCGGGTCGTCGAAGGCCCGTGCCTGCTCGGCGAGTGTCAGTGCAACTTCGCGGATGTAGTCGAGTTTCGTCTCGCCGTCTGGGCCGGTTGCCAGTCCGGCACGGTGGTCCACGAACAACACTGTTCGTCGGTCCGTCTCGACCTCGTGTTCGCGGATATACGGCTCGTTCAACCGCGCGGTCGCCTTCCAGTCGATATCGCCAGCCGAGTCCCCGGCCACGTACTGCCGGAGTTCCGCGGGGTCGACACCGTCACCGAGTTCGTCGGTCGCGTGCTCGCCAAACGTCGCCAGCGCTGTGTCGCCACCCTGCCCAACGTGAAGCGTTCGTGTGACGTGGGGCTCGACACGGACCGCCGGTGTCGGGCCGCGCGTAAACGTCTCACCGAACAGTCCATATGGGTCGGTTACACGCACTATCGGCGCGTCGAACTGTGACTGACCGACGACCGGCCATGTCGTGTCGAAGGTCACTGTGGACGGTTCGGGACCGTCGATTTCGATTCGACGGGCGTCCTCGCCGGGGCCTTCGGCACTGGCCGGCACGGGTGCCGTGACAGTGACCCCAAGCGGCGTCTCCGCTGTTGCGCCGCTGAGAGTGACTGGGACCGTCTCGTCGGCCGTGATGGTCGTCCGTGGCACGTCGAGGTCGACGGCGAGGCTCGCATCGAGGCGTCGCAGCCGCCCGACGAACATGAGCTGTGTGGCCAGCAGTATGCCACCGATACCGGCTGTGCTGACGAGCAACACCGGGCGTTCGAACAGTAGCGCCAGCGCTGCAAGCGCCAGACCGGTTCCTGCGAGCGCGGTGAACCGCCGCGTCACCTCCATTGCTCGTTGCCAATACCGGTCCCTAATTGAAGGTAGCGGTCTCGCCTTCGGTGGAACGAAAGAGTGTTTATACTGCCACGACCGATGCTCTGTCGTGCGCGGATCCGACGCCGGTGGCAGCCGCATGCTGTTTGCCCTCGTCGCCCTGAGTATCTGTCTCGTCGTCACCGGCACGGTGGTCGGAACAGTTGTCCCCGGTGCTGCTGTCGGTGGTACCAGCAGCGACGGGAGTGCTCACGCAGATCCAGACACCGTCGACGACGGGCGCGACCTGAGCGCCCTCGAACGGCAACTAGCGGAGCGGCTGGCCTCGCGGGCAAGAAGCGGTTCGGTGAACATCAGCCGCGAGGACGCGGGGCGGGCCCGCGAGGCGCTCAACAATTCCGAATACGCCTCCTTGCTGGACCAGTATGCGGATGTCGCCAACGAGACGGGTGACCGCGAGCGTGCGCTCGCGTTCCAGCGTGTGCGAGACGACCAACTAGCGCTCTCGACTGCTGTTGAGGAGTATTGGGAGACACACGAACTGTATCGGACTCTCGTTACTGAGGGGCATGTCGAGACACACGTACGACAACGGACCATCCACAACGGCAGCCGCAAGAAACAGATACTGTACGACAACGAGACGGACGAACGCACGCTGGCACGCCAACTTGAACGGGAGTGGCAGACAGTCAACGACAGCCACGCGTCGCTCGTCCGGTCCCAACGTGAGCTTTCGAACAGGACTGACGAGAACGTCACGGCGTCACTGAACAGCCTCAACGCATCGGTACAGGAAATCGAGACGGCCCAGCAGGACGTGCGTGACGAGCAGTTCGTCGCGACGAACCTAACTATTGAGGCTAACGGGGCACAGGCATCGTTCCGGTCCCCACTCACTATCGATGGGCGACTGACGACGGCGTTGGGTAATACTGTCTCGGCCGACACCGTTCGGTTCGCGGTCGGTAACCAGACGATTCAAACTCGACTCTCCGAGACCGGCGACTTCGACCTGCGCTATCGGCCGACGACGATTACCGCGAACACGTCGAACCTCACGGTTCGATATCGGCCCGAAAACGAGTCCATCTATTTCGGTGACCAGCGGACCACCCCAGTCACTATCGAACAGGTTCGTCCGGATATTACTGTCAATGCGACACCGACAACGGTCCGATACAACGATACGATTGCGGTCTCGGGCCGCGTCGGGGCTAATTACGGCGGTGCGGCCGAAGTTCCCTATCTCGTCTCGCTTGATGGGCGGGTACTGGCGAACGGAACCACCAAGACGAACGGGATGTACAATTCAACTGTGGCTGTCCCCGCATCTGTTTCCGAGGGGGACCGCACGGTCCGCGTCGACGTGCCCCTCAACGGGCAGGCACTGTTGAGTACTAACCGTACTACTGCAAGCAGTATTCGGGAGACGGCGACGACCCTTGATGCGAGCGCAGTCCACACAAGTGGTCGGTCCATCAGGGTGTCCGGATCCTTCCTGACTGACAGCGGTCAGCCGGTCATCAACCAGGACATTGCAGTGGTAGCCAATGGTACGACGATCGGGCGTGTTTCGACGGGCCCCAACGGTACCTTCGAGACGACGCTGACCGTTCCACAGAGTGTTGGGTCAACGGCGGTGTTCGAGTCATCACTCCCGATTGCCATCGAGTTCCGCTATGACGGGAGTGCGACAAACCTCCAGAGTGCACAGGCTGGGGCAACCGTTATCCTCCCGACGCTCCCTTGGGGACTCATCGGTGGGGCTATGCTGGCGATCATCGTTGTACTCGCTGGTGGCGTCGTCATCGGGCGGAAACTGCTCGCAGGCCGGTCCCAGCATGTCCCTGACCCGGCCGTCGACATTGACTCGCTGACCGCCCAGCGAACCGGCTCACGTGTCGACAGCACCTCGCTGCTCGATACTGCCCGAAGATATCTCGACGCCCAACAGTCGGCGGCAGCCGCGAGAGTGGCCTACATTGCCCTTCGGCAGCAGCTCAGTACCGATGTCGGGCGGAGTGCAGGCCAGACGCCGTGGGAGTTCTACCGGGACTGTGCCGACAGCGATATCGACGAGACGACCCGGGAAACGCTCCAGCGGGCGACGGAACTGTACGAACAGGCGCGGTTCAACTCGACTGCGTCGATACCTGCGGATGCCGTCGATGAACTACTCACGGAGCTTGGACCAATGATGGGGGAACCACAGGCGTCGGATGGAGAGTAAGTCCGGAGTTTGCCGTGAGTGGTGTGGAGACCGAGTGACTTTTCAGCGGTTCTGCTGTACGAGACGAGCATGAGTGGTCCGCCAGCGAGGGAGTCGACGCTCTGGTTGCTGCTTCCCCGACCAGTCAGAGAACTCCCCGCTGACCTGGCCGCGACGCTCGTTCTCGTCGTCCTCATGACGCTGTCCGCGACCGTCCCGTTCGTCAGCGAAACGCCGCTTCGAATCGTGTTTGGATTGCCACTGGTCCTGTTTTTGCCCGGATACGCCCTCATCGCCGCGCTGTTCCCCGAAGCTGGCTCGTCCCCGGACGCGGATGATGACAGCGAGACTGATAGCGGTATCGACGGTATCGAGCGTCTCGCGCTTTCCTTCGGGTTGAGCATCGCCGTCGTCCCGCTCATCGGTCTCGCGTTGAACTTTACCCCGTGGGGGATTCGACTGGTCCCCATTCTCGTTGGCGTCGGTGGGTTCACCACCGTGGCGACGGCTGTCGCGGCACGGCGGCGACGAGCACTCCCCGAAGATGAGCGCTTCGAAGTCCCGTACCGCGAGTGGGTCGCCGAAAGCTATGCGGAGCTCAGGTCGCCTGAGACCCGTCTCGATTCCGCACTGAACGTCTTACTGGTCTGTAGCCTGCTATTGGCCTCGGGTTCTATCGTCTATGCTGTTGCCGTCCCGGCACAGGGCGAGTCCTTCAGTGAGTTCTATCTGCTGACGGAAAACGACGACGGCGAACTCGTCGCCAGTGACTACCCGACCGAACTCACGGTCGGCGAGACCGAGGAGCTTGTCGTCGGCATCGGGAACCAGGAGAACGAACAGACGAGCTACACCGTCATCGTCGCGCTTCAGCGGGTCGACACTATCGACAACGAGACGGTTGTCAGGGAGTCGACCGAACTGCAGCGCTACTCGCCGACAGTTGGCGACAACGAGACGTGGCAACAACCACACGAGATAACGCCGACGACCACTGGGACGAATCTTCGCCTGACGTATCTGCTGTACAAGGGCGACCCCGCGCCACAGCGGGATATCGACTCGGCGTATCGGTCGAACTACATCTGGGTGAACGTCACCACTCAGTGATGGTCGTCCGGTCCGAATTCCACGGTGCGAAGTCAAACCATCTAGTATTTAACCTTGGACAGTAACATATCTGCAACCCGTACACAGTGACCAATGACCGAGGCAACGAACCGGGAACACGATTCGTCGCTGCAAACTGCCCACGACACGGCTGCCGTCGTCGTTTCGACGGCTGAGGCGGACGGCGACGAGGGAGTTCTCAGGACGATTCTTCGGGCCGAAGAACACGGTCACCACGTCTTCGTCTATTGTGTTGACCGTGACTCCGAGATAGCCCAGTTCGCCCGCCGACTCGACGCGACGGTCGTCGAGCTTGACCCAGGCCTGACGATTGAAGAGCAGTCCCGTTCGCTCGCTCGCGAGCACGGCTTTCCCGGCGTTATCCATCTCGAGTCGCCCGAACAACACCTCGATTTCGAGTCAAGCCGCACAAAACTCCGGAACAGTTCGGAGTATATGATCCCGGCCCGAATCGAGTACGAGGTCGAATCGAACCTACTTATCGGCGTTCCGGCGTATAACGAGGAGGTCGGTATCGGCAGCGTCATCCTGTCGGCGAAATCGGTCGCCAGTGAGGTAATCGTCGTCGACGACGGGAGCTCCGACGACACGGTTGAAGTCGCGAAAACGGCCGGCGCGACGGTTATCGAACATGAGGAAAACAAGGGAAAAGGCGCGGCCATCCAGACACTGTTGGAGACCGTCCGGGAGCGGGAGTTCGACACGTTCGTGTTGTTGGACGGCGACGGCCAGCACGATCCCGACGAGATTCCACTGGTCGCGGAGCCAATCCACGACGGTGAAGCGGACCTGGTCATCGGCAGTCGGTATCTGGACGATTCAGCGGAGGACGAGACACCCGCGTATCGACGCGTCGGCCAGCGGATTCTGGACCTCCTGACGCTCGGTCCGTCCAAGACTCGTGTGACTGAC
Proteins encoded:
- a CDS encoding DUF1616 domain-containing protein, translating into MSGPPARESTLWLLLPRPVRELPADLAATLVLVVLMTLSATVPFVSETPLRIVFGLPLVLFLPGYALIAALFPEAGSSPDADDDSETDSGIDGIERLALSFGLSIAVVPLIGLALNFTPWGIRLVPILVGVGGFTTVATAVAARRRRALPEDERFEVPYREWVAESYAELRSPETRLDSALNVLLVCSLLLASGSIVYAVAVPAQGESFSEFYLLTENDDGELVASDYPTELTVGETEELVVGIGNQENEQTSYTVIVALQRVDTIDNETVVRESTELQRYSPTVGDNETWQQPHEITPTTTGTNLRLTYLLYKGDPAPQRDIDSAYRSNYIWVNVTTQ
- a CDS encoding DUF58 domain-containing protein, giving the protein MEVTRRFTALAGTGLALAALALLFERPVLLVSTAGIGGILLATQLMFVGRLRRLDASLAVDLDVPRTTITADETVPVTLSGATAETPLGVTVTAPVPASAEGPGEDARRIEIDGPEPSTVTFDTTWPVVGQSQFDAPIVRVTDPYGLFGETFTRGPTPAVRVEPHVTRTLHVGQGGDTALATFGEHATDELGDGVDPAELRQYVAGDSAGDIDWKATARLNEPYIREHEVETDRRTVLFVDHRAGLATGPDGETKLDYIREVALTLAEQARAFDDPLGLYTVGDEGLTTEQDPSLDEKRFRLIQDTLYDLQATGGHGEELEETRSPGTARRASTRLQGDRSAFGTTLRPYLDSREGYVTQIASDPLFAAARTHLSALGGTALTVVFTDDQHRTELRETVKVARQGGNSVVVFLTPHVLFESGGLSGLDAAYERYADFESFRRDLAALDRVTVYEVGPGDRLEAVLSAGR
- a CDS encoding glycosyltransferase family 2 protein is translated as MTEATNREHDSSLQTAHDTAAVVVSTAEADGDEGVLRTILRAEEHGHHVFVYCVDRDSEIAQFARRLDATVVELDPGLTIEEQSRSLAREHGFPGVIHLESPEQHLDFESSRTKLRNSSEYMIPARIEYEVESNLLIGVPAYNEEVGIGSVILSAKSVASEVIVVDDGSSDDTVEVAKTAGATVIEHEENKGKGAAIQTLLETVREREFDTFVLLDGDGQHDPDEIPLVAEPIHDGEADLVIGSRYLDDSAEDETPAYRRVGQRILDLLTLGPSKTRVTDSQSGFRALSPRAVDELAVTTDNFGVETEMIDLAARNDLTIAEQPIEARYEGIDGQTQNPLRHGLTVVVFILQLVRDRHPMLFFGLPGLIFLAIGAYYGIDAVLVYQNSGLFYPAKVLVSGFATVIGSIGVFVGLVLNRISNMLQRLDDSTL